One window of the Gopherus evgoodei ecotype Sinaloan lineage unplaced genomic scaffold, rGopEvg1_v1.p scaffold_36_arrow_ctg1, whole genome shotgun sequence genome contains the following:
- the LOC115641900 gene encoding putative olfactory receptor 52P1, producing MAALNLTLSDPSTFMLTGIDGLEIVHIWISIPFSTFYIISLFGNFTILFVVGKEQTLHKLMYLLICMLALTDIGTSTSVVPKALCIFWFNLKGITVCGCLTQIFFLHAATTMHSAILATMAFDCYIAICNPLRFAIILSDVRIAKLGLMGLIRAVLFILPLPLLLTRQPFGANHIIPHTYCDHMAVVKMSCGDTTFDGIYGVVAFIVIGSDLTLIVLSYGLIMRAVLRISSKTAHQKALNTCTAHICVMLMSYTPFLFTSMTHRFGQDIAPHVHIILAILNFLVPPHAQPNRLWVKTKELRDKVSKYTSRR from the coding sequence ATGGCAGCTCTCAACCTCACCCTCTCTGACCCTTCAACCTTCATGCTAACTGGAATCGATGGCCTGGAAATTGTCCacatctggatttccatccctttctctacATTCTACATTATCAGCCTGTTTGGAAATTTCACAATTCTGTTTGTTGTCGGCAAAGAGCAGACCCTGCACAAACTGATGTACCTGCTCATCTGCATGCTGGCGCTCACAGACATTGGTACATCTACCTCCGTTGTGCCAAaggcactgtgtatattttggttcaatttgaaaGGCATTACTGTGTgtggctgcctcacccagataTTCTTTCTTCATGCGGCTACTACTATGCACTCAGCCATCCTTGCAACAATGGCCTTTGATTGCTACATTGCCATATGTAACCCTCTGAGATTTGCCATTATCCTAAGTGATGTACGAATAGCTAAGCTAGGGCTAATGGGTCTGATTAgagctgttctcttcattctACCCCTACCCTTGCTCCTGACAAGGCAGCCATTCGGTGCCAACCATATTATCCCCCATACATACTGTGACCATATGGCTGTGGTGAAGATGTCATGTGGAGACACCACATTTGATGGAATTTATGGTGTGGTAGCATTCATAGTCATCGGGTCAGACCTGACGCTCATTGTCCTGTCCTATGGTCTGATCATGAGGGCTGTCCTCAGAATCTCCTCCAAGACTGCCCACCAGAAAGCCCTCAACACCTGCACAGCCCATATCTGTGTAATGCTGATGTCTTATACTCCCTTCCTCTTCACCTCTATGACACACCGGTTTGGTCAGGACATCGCTCCCCATGTCCATATCATCTTAGCTATTCTCAACTTTCTTGTCCCCCCCCATGCTCAACCCAATCGTTTATGGGTCAAAACCAAAGAGCTTCGTGACAAAGTGAGCAAATACACCAGCAGAAGGTGA